One genomic region from Yamadazyma tenuis chromosome 4, complete sequence encodes:
- a CDS encoding uncharacterized protein (EggNog:ENOG503PVQJ; COG:S), with product MYSLKDSKALEEYNGQSIFSHSGWENPQIRNSGNPNNFSSESLLPKAHLYKELLNEDMVFKENLYNEFDDVNLSEEPGQYVIHFKDDKINQKELRLDFNKEDNELKIEIFQKSSNEQDEEYYVSHFESNVKFDKSVKFDEILPSTEDGVVTICIPKVHRDNDSSTLMQLKNASVEQLKK from the coding sequence ATGTACAGCTTAAAAGACAGCAAGGCTTTAGAAGAATATAATGGTCAATCGATCTTCTCCCACTCAGGATGGGAGAATCCTCAGATAAGAAATTCTGGTAACCCCAACAACTTCAGCTCTGAAAGTTTATTACCCAAGGCCCATTTATACAAGgagcttttgaacgaaGATATGGTATTCAAGGAAAATTTGTACAACGAGTTTGATGATGTCAACTTGAGCGAAGAGCCTGGTCAATACGTCATTCACTTCAAGGATGATAAGATCAACCAGAAAGAGTTGAGgttggacttcaacaaagaagacaacgagttgaaaattGAAATATTCCAGAAGTCCAGCAATGAACAGGATGAAGAGTACTATGTGAGTCACTTTGAAAGCAATGTTAAGTTTGACAAGTCCGTCAAGTTCGATGAGATCTTGCCCAGCACCGAAGATGGTGTGGTAACTATTTGCATTCCAAAGGTTCACAGAGATAACGACAGCCTGACGTTGATGCAATTGAAAAACGCTTCTGTTGaacagttgaagaagtag
- the ACP1 gene encoding acyl carrier protein (COG:I; EggNog:ENOG503P3WN) produces the protein MFRFATRAVRANALQATRAPLASRFATPVRFYAVAPISKEEVTKRAFEALKTVAALQESKLSVDASFQKDLGLDSLDTVEALVALEEEFDLEIPDKISDEIKTVGEAIDYIYQEEQNL, from the coding sequence ATGTTCAGATTTGCCACCCGTGCTGTTCGTGCCAATGCTTTGCAGGCCACCAGAGCTCCATTAGCCTCTAGATTTGCTACTCCAGTTCGTTTTTACGCCGTGGCACCAatctccaaagaagaagtcacCAAGCGTGCttttgaagctttgaaGACTGTGGCTGCTTTGCAAGAATCCAAGTTATCTGTCGATGCCTCTTTCCAAAAGGACTTGGGTTTGGACTCCTTGGACACTGTTGAAGCTTTGGTCGCCTTGGAGGAAGAatttgacttggaaatccCTGACAAGATTTCCGATGAAATCAAAACCGTCGGTGAAGCCATTGATTACATttaccaagaagaacagaATCTTTGA
- the sds22 gene encoding protein phosphatase regulatory subunit Sds22 (EggNog:ENOG503NUKW; BUSCO:EOG09263GUT; COG:T), whose protein sequence is MIARSLSADEYEALNGEERLREQVEDLVLSNTDEDDDDDEEIDTVANEANEPLPVEYRGTIIPDPDVQQIEADNVLTDSYEDDTDYLELIHLKIGSLSDLDLGRFTKLESVCFRQNLITSMVDVRDLSDTVEELDFYDNRINHISSNIGKLVNLKNLDLSFNKIKNIKNLEKLTELENLYFVQNKIKEIKNLDNNLKIKNLELGGNKIGDISEMMLKLVNIEQLWLGKNQIPRLQNLQNLKNLRILSIQSNRIEKIEGLESLENLQELYLSHNKISKIENLEHNTKLQVLDVTSNGLKSLSGLSHLKQLTDFWCSYNQISNFNEINRELGSLPELDTVYFEGNPVQTSNPTAYRRKLRLSLGPSLSKIDATYVHN, encoded by the coding sequence ATGATAGCAAGAAGCTTGTCAGCAGATGAGTACGAGGCCCTAAACGGTGAAGAGAGGTTGAGAGAGCAGGTTGAGGACTTGGTTCTTTCAAATactgatgaagatgatgacgatgacgaagaaattGACACTGTGGCTAATGAAGCTAATGAACCTTTACCTGTGGAGTATCGAGGAACTATAATCCCTGACCCAGATGTACAACAAATTGAAGCAGATAATGTTTTGACTGATTCTTATGAAGATGATACCGACTACCTTGAGTTGATTCATCTTAAGATAGGTTCGTTGAGTGACTTGGATTTAGGCAGATTTACTAAGCTTGAATCTGTTTGTTTTCGACAAAACTTAATCACTTCGATGGTCGACGTGAGGGACTTAAGTGATACCGTCGAAGAATTGGACTTTTATGATAACAGAATCAACCACATCTCCAGTAATATTGGTAAATTGGTCAatctcaagaacttggatttgtctttcaacaagattAAAAACATAAAGAACCTCGAAAAGCTCACTgagttggagaacttgtactttgttcaaaacaaaatcaaggaGATTAAGAACCTTGACAACAACCTtaagatcaagaacttaGAATTGGGAGGTAATAAGATAGGGGATATCAGCGAAATGATGTTGAAATTAGTGAACATTGAGCAGTTATGGTTGGGGAAGAACCAGATCCCCCGTCTCCAAAACCTCCagaatttgaagaacttaCGAATTTTATCCATCCAGTCCAACagaattgaaaaaatcgAAGGCTTGGAAAGTCTAGAAAATCTACAGGAGTTGTACTTATCCCACAACAAGATCAGCAAGATCGAAAATCTTGAGCACAACACAAAGCTACAAGTGTTAGATGTGACATCCAATGGCTTGAAGTCACTTAGTGGCTTGAGTCATCTCAAGCAATTGACTGATTTCTGGTGTTCGTACAATCAGATCTCAAACTTCAACGAAATTAACAGAGAACTAGGTAGCCTTCCTGAATTGGACACCGTCTACTTCGAAGGCAACCCGGTACAGACGTCCAATCCAACTGCTTATCGTAGAAAACTAAGATTGAGCCTTGGTCCTAGTTTGTCGAAAATCGATGCTACTTACGTTCACAACTGA
- the DCK1 gene encoding Deoxycytidine kinase 1 (COG:T; EggNog:ENOG503NU1F) — protein MSWEPTDTFLRGKVIKPFLPFEKHPDLINDNLQNLFPGDEVYIFETKNAKWARGYTVTRPFPHDFTITSVNLDELPTTKVKVSIFPLSFIEVLEKIPIRKAAVDKEFNNIADMDMVPTIEDSERERTYALAGAVPEANGNARKAIPQLPLQRFDVEDSLLDELKYTLNLLTAHIFALYSIGEFRLFNKLSQNYTELEEARVKLTHNLLTVDEVQSTKENVTFILDKIPKKLASKAARLNDVSYDLDNAGTDISGYKAILARQGDTGELLNFDNSLPSGIAANQVFCALQPNFPINYHYNDQEFSLAPRKNSKLIRDPPSHVLVDFKSVSGSSAYQPPGFAGTIAYLYIRNNRKRLTEAFAVHTDSVNDLIHVEKISAALFRNIPATETENTRVYLVAVLTEEIDLNLKESSNTPQVRRVKKGVAAGVADITRVFSRNKGSLTSGESHQFVIKLFGSYVNQKRNLKDTDGIANGGWGEIVDRIIAGSNHGVAVNPRAEKLTVAVKEFKHQFTTHENGDLENKNIIGSATPIARIKPIFFDPLAENYERLYLKMGKISLLNSITKDDLLTFEVSTPNNELITFAKASNQQEKRSWQFVSVFPDEVVGEIIKVNGISLKNPSKKLIKDDYIVLALFINGSLAGEGKLLYKTGNRLVEFNQKKNHIIEVTSTPHNIPMAQVEVTTEYIGKVYNSDSSIDSVFQHERYFKTGAKGMDELAASLIAFTKLGVSQLVKYFPELLGSLYNIIETASAQPSSSSVEILLENSFKAIIHLLDTIFGKQEQYCYMVDLYVHNQPSRPKVGVFLLNRLSELFSRAGSSWNAVSRSLCRVISVVIRLAITSMKDTEQTPEYFEAIKSLFRSVSFFLTIQSPSLINDQVLILEVIDYILSFNTRLNEEQTLEFVINFIDSIGIRGLGANEDVIINKKPVVAPKDHKIIVSKLLLIHRLFGTKLAKSPNTLPTLICRSVVWAMEVLLGPTDIDASRLACTVLNEVCTSIWNFYIIGKNEDEANLSYSLSKLLPTVARTFIKYNKFTRNNDYFKPRRTFTALFPSTFPFNESSIDSVVSDEVIVEILVELATVFSFIAKIAKSVSGNQGYAEILSTEIENDFFNPKLYLANDFQNEDLITLMTGARLIRQGKYFPEDKWLTLYATLAEGCLSALELVRPLLIAHHIPPIDKSEMFDRVLWGVYLKNLLKLGTIAPVSVEHLSDVPRKACMSITGDMRDRIAYLINEAWDALAWDAVEEDTIRFNLNKFGGYQVEFISSDYSILQYLMPFALQKNVQCQSVSVKVLWSIMVSEYILSDSIIDVERECLLGLHDVYNGHSYKPSIVVQESFIDRMKSTIRLDREDEAFNLIFNFIQTLQGFLLVLNDLTSVPVGAEFDDDRTFHKLNINAYLKNANKPELFHSFINQMYEENLKKNDYIQAALSLELLASTYVWNHQITVPPSFRPKFPEQTSFERKEALYKMIAQNYIKGNSLERATDTYNELLDSYNQHTYDLKSFSYVHNKLAKLYLDLESSDKLTPSFFRVAFIGAGFPSNIRGKDQIYEGLPFEHISSIHERLLRLYPGARIISDDAEAQRLKERLQTGRYLYVNTIEPISEISDKLFNTSIGVRQYARNKDLRFFTTMKRIPGSTSVFDLWTEETTFETYLSFPTLMNRSEIKTSRVVKLSPLDNAIKAIVRKNNDLVQLESLINIAFKEKADYMSLFNDLSRQLAGTVDSPVNGGVGQYRTFFNDAKYYGKDEYADNIRLLKNAFDDLTLILSRCLHLHGKLVSPSMKTNHDALVSLYIKNFKEEIQALDISTDYDNTNYNHNVAHYQPSVTGAINDKRSISASSGISNGASANGSRLTKSTSRTSSASSNSGLSGLSSDKNSTSNSFASSAYLNAPKRTALNWRNMVNRT, from the coding sequence ATGTCTTGGGAGCCTACTGACACGTTTCTCAGAGGTAAGGTTATCAAGCCATTCTTACCTTTTGAAAAACACCCTGATTTAATCAACGACAACTTACAGAACCTATTCCCAGGTGATGAGGTTTACATctttgaaaccaagaaCGCAAAGTGGGCGAGAGGTTACACGGTCACCAGACCTTTCCCTCATGACTTTACCATCACGTCTGTGaacttggatgagttgccaaccaccaaagtcaagGTGCTGATTTTCCCATTGAGTTTCattgaagttttggaaaagattcCCATTAGAAAGGCAGCTGTCGACAAGGAATTCAATAATATTGCTGATATGGACATGGTTCCTaccattgaagattctGAAAGGGAACGTACCTATGCTCTTGCTGGAGCTGTACCAGAAGCCAATGGCAACGCCCGGAAAGCTATTCCTCAATTACCACTCCAGAGATTTGATGTTGAGGATTCGTTACTCGATGAGTTGAAGTACAccttgaatttgttgacTGCCCATATTTTTGCCTTATACTCGATTGGTGAGTTTAGattgttcaacaaattgtCTCAAAACTACACTGAGTTGGAAGAGGCAAGAGTCAAATTGACTCacaacttgttgacagTTGACGAAGTCCAGTCAACCAAGGAGAACGTTACCTTCATTTTAGACAAGATTCCAAAGAAATTAGCTTCCAAAGCTGCTAGATTGAACGATGTTTCATATGACTTGGATAACGCTGGAACTGATATTTCTGGATACAAAGCAATTTTGGCAAGACAAGGTGATACCGGTGAATTATTGAACTTTGATAACTCTCTTCCTTCCGGAATTGCAGCAAATCAGGTTTTCTGTGCTTTACAACCAAATTTTCCCATCAACTACCATTACAATGACCAAGAGTTCTCTTTGGCACCAAGAAAAAACTCCAAGTTAATCCGTGATCCGCCATCACATGTgttggttgatttcaagtCTGTAAGCGGTTCATCAGCATACCAGCCCCCAGGGTTTGCGGGTACAATTGCGTATTTGTACATCAGAAATAACCGAAAGAGATTGACTGAAGCGTTCGCTGTCCACACCGATTCGGTTAATGATTTGATCCATGTAGAAAAAATCAGTGCTGCTTTATTCAGAAATATTCCCGCTACTGAAACCGAAAACACCAGAGTTTACTTGGTAGCTGTGTTGACTGAGgaaattgatttgaacttgaaggagtcCAGTAACACCCCGCAAGTCAGAAGAGTCAAGAAGGGTGTTGCTGCCGGTGTCGCTGATATCACGAGAGTCTTCAGTAGAAATAAGGGTTCTTTGACTTCTGGGGAGTCCCACCAGTTTGTTatcaagttgtttggaTCTTATGTCAACCAGAAGAGAAACTTGAAAGACACCGATGGAATTGCCAACGGAGGATGGGGTGAAATAGTGGACAGAATCATTGCGGGTTCGAACCATGGAGTTGCGGTTAACCCCAGAGCAGAAAAGTTGACTGTAGCTGTCAAAGAATTTAAGCACCAATTCACGACTCATGAGAATGGTGACTtagaaaacaaaaatattATTGGCTCTGCTACTCCAATTGCAAGAATTAAACCTATTTTTTTTGATCCTTTGGCTGAGAACTATGAGCGTCTTTACTTGAAAATGGGTAAGATTTCATTGTTGAACTCAATTACCAAGGACGATTTGTTGACATTTGAAGTCAGTACTCCAAACAATGAGTTGATCACTTTTGCCAAGGCCTCCAATCAACAGGAGAAGAGAAGTTGGCAGTTTGTGTCTGTTTTCCCTGATGAAGTGGTTGGAGAAATCATTAAGGTCAATGGTatttcattgaagaacccatccaaaaagttgataaaaGACGATTACATTGTTTTGGCattgttcatcaatggGTCCTTGGCTGGAGAAGGGAAGTTGTTGTATAAGACTGGTAATAGGTTGGTTGAGTTCaaccagaagaaaaacCATATTATCGAGGTCACCTCAACTCCTCACAACATCCCAATGGCTCAGGTTGAAGTTACCACTGAGTACATTGGAAAAGTTTATAACTCAGATTCTTCCATTGATAGTGTGTTTCAACACGAAAGATACTTTAAGACAGGTGCTAAAGGTATGGATGAGTTGGCAGCGTCTTTGATTGCGTTCACCAAATTGGGGGTTTCTCAATTGGTAAAGTACTTCCCTGAATTGTTGGGTTCATTATACAACATCATTGAAACGGCGTCTGCACaaccatcttcttcaagtgttgagattcttcttgaaaaccTGTTCAAGGCTATTATTCATTTATTAGACACCATTTTTGGAAAGCAAGAACAGTACTGTTATATGGTTGATTTATATGTCCATAACCAACCAAGCAGACCAAAAGTTGGagtgtttttgttgaacagaCTTTCAGAGCTTTTCAGCAGAGCTGGGTCCAGCTGGAATGCTgtttcaagatcattgtGCCGAGTAATTTCGGTGGTGATTAGATTGGCTATTACTTCCATGAAAGATACTGAACAAACACCTGAATACTTTGAAGCTATTAAGTCGTTGTTTAGATCTGTGTCTTTCTTTCTTACTATTCAATCACCCAGTTTGATCAATGACCAGgtcttgattttggaggtAATTGACTACATTTTGTCATTCAACACTAGGTTGAATGAGGAACAAACATTGGAATTTGTGatcaatttcattgacTCCATCGGAATTAGAGGTTTGGGAGCTAACGAAGAtgttatcatcaacaagaaaccGGTGGTTGCTCCGAAAGACCACAAAATCATTGTCAGCAAACTCTTGTTAATTCATAGGTTATTTGGCACCAAATTGGCAAAATCCCCAAATACTTTACCCACCTTGATTTGCAGATCGGTGGTTTGGGCAATGGAAGTGTTGTTAGGACCAACCGACATTGATGCTTCAAGATTGGCGTGTACCGTTTTGAACGAAGTTTGTACACTGATCTGGAACTTCTACATCATTGGtaaaaatgaagatgaagcgAACTTGAGTTACTCATTGAGTAAATTGTTGCCAACAGTTGCCCGGACTTTCATTAAGTATAACAAATTCACCAGAAACAACGACTACTTTAAGCCTAGGAGAACGTTCACTGCCTTGTTCCCCAGTACATTTCCTTTCAATGAGCTGTCCATTGACTCGGTTGTCAGTGATGAAGTGATTGTTGAAATCTTAGTGGAATTAGCTACAGTCTTTAGTTTCATTGCAAAGATTGCTAAAAGTGTTTCTGGGAACCAGGGGTACGCTGAGATCCTTTCAactgaaattgaaaatgatttcttcaatccTAAGCTTTACTTAGCCAATGACTTCCAGAATGAAGATTTAATAACTCTTATGACTGGTGCAAGATTAATTAGACAAGGAAAGTATTTCCCAGAAGACAAATGGTTGACTCTTTACGCTACCTTGGCTGAAGGATGTTTGAGTGCATTGGAGTTGGTAAGGCCATTGTTGATTGCACATCATATCCCACCAATCGACAAGTCTGAAATGTTTGATAGAGTTCTTTGGGGAGtctacttgaagaatttgctTAAATTGGGAACCATTGCACCTGTTTCGGTGGAACATTTATCGGACGTTCCTAGAAAAGCTTGTATGAGCATTACCGGAGATATGAGAGACAGAATTGCGTATTTAATTAATGAAGCATGGGACGCTTTGGCCTGGGAtgcagttgaagaagatactATCCGGTTCaatctcaacaagtttggtGGATATCAAGTTGAGTTCATTAGCAGTGATTACTCCATCTTGCAATACTTAATGCCTTTCGCTTTGCAAAAGAATGTACAATGCCAATCGGTATCTGTTAAGGTCTTGTGGTCCATTATGGTTTCTGAGTATATTTTAAGTGACTCGATTATCGATGTTGAGAGAGAATGTTTACTTGGTTTACATGATGTCTACAACGGACACTCATACAAACCAAGTATTGTGGTGCAAGAGTCTTTCATTGATAGAATGAAATCTACCATTAGATTGGATAGAGAAGATGAGGCGTTCAATttgatcttcaacttcatccaGACCCTACAAGGattcttgttggtgttgaatgaTTTGACTAGTGTTCCTGTTGGTGctgagtttgatgatgacagAACTTTTCAtaagttgaacatcaaTGCGTACCTTAAGAATGCCAATAAGCCTGAATTATTCCATTCCTTCATTAACCAGATGTATGAAGAAAACTTAAAGAAGAACGATTATATTCAAGCGGCCTTGAGTTTGGAATTATTGGCATCTACTTACGTTTGGAATCACCAGATCACAGTGCCTCCGAGCTTCAGACCCAAGTTCCCAGAACAAACCTcatttgaaagaaaagaagcCTTATATAAGATGATTGCTCAAAACTATATCAAGGGAAACAGTTTGGAAAGAGCCACCGATACGTACAACGAATTGCTTGACTCATACAATCAGCATACTTAtgatttgaagagtttTTCCTACGTTCACAATAAGTTGGCTAAGTTGTATTTAGATTTGGAAAGCTCGGATAAGCTTACCCCTTCGTTCTTCAGAGTGGCATTTATAGGTGCTGGATTCCCCAGCAACATTAGAGGAAAAGATCAGATATACGAAGGATTGCCATTTGAACACATCAGTTCTATTCACGAAAGATTGTTGAGATTGTACCCAGGAGCCAGAATTATCAGTGATGATGCCGAAGCCCAAAGGTTGAAAGAACGGTTACAAACCGGTAGATACTTGTACGTTAACACCATTGAGCCAATCAGTGAAATTTCTGACAAGTTATTCAATACCTCTATCGGAGTCAGGCAGTATGCCCGGAACAAAGATTTGAGATTCTTCACCACAATGAAAAGGATTCCTGGGTCTACTTCTGTGTTTGACTTGTGGACCGAAGAAACTACCTTTGAAACATATCTTTCTTTCCCAACATTAATGAACAGAAGTGAAATCAAGACCTCCAGAGTGGTGAAGTTGTCTCCGTTAGATAATGCTATCAAGGCCATTGTACGTAAGAACAATGATTTGGTGCAATTAGAGAGTTTGATAAATATTGCCTTCAAAGAGAAAGCAGATTACATGTCTTTGTTCAATGATTTGTCAAGACAATTGGCCGGTACCGTTGATTCACCCGTCAATGGAGGTGTTGGACAGTACAGAACCTTCTTTAATGATGCTAAGTACTATGGCAAGGACGAATATGCAGATAACATCCGTTTGTTAAAGAATGCCTTCGATGACTTgacattgattttgagCAGATGCTTACATTTACACGGAAAGCTTGTGTCGCCTTCTATGAAAACCAACCACGATGCTTTGGTTTCATTGTACATCAAAaatttcaaagaagaaatccaaGCATTAGATATTTCAACCGACTACGACAACACCAACTACAACCACAACGTCGCACACTACCAGCCATCGGTTACTGGAGCTATCAACGACAAGCGGTCCATTTCTGCTAGTTCAGGAATCTCGAATGGTGCCAGTGCAAACGGTTCAAGGCTCACAAAGTCGACATCCAGAACCTCCTCCGCATCTAGCAATTCTGGATTATCTGGCCTTTCGTCTGACAAAAACTCTACCAGCAACTCATTTGCTAGTAGTGCATATTTGAATGCACCCAAAAGAACTGCATTGAATTGGAGAAATATGGTTAATAGAACCTAG
- the SSY1 gene encoding SPS-sensor component ssy1 (EggNog:ENOG503NYMM; COG:E), with amino-acid sequence MAHRASKYLSGYTVDSDIADNALFPNPFAQNNEDDKSIDLDDLSMPQTDANDNSDYDIFKRKSLLRDNTYNEELEACSSFPQAESSILPNDDDHEVDITQQRNYFKSGFDTDSENELTQDQYSVHSSIISLMGKVNMNNSDSSERFQFLTNYSKIWKDRQKANQAEQQRKILHNMKGNQEIPLQPMSSKNSSVFGLRNLDDFNRYVKSTELNDLIYEKYSGNLSTQDNLLDIIKSKDLEQNFYIDNNDIALTTNNDARSRIGTITNSRRWYNIDWKVGQKGNGEGNIAKSSDLYLGDESPVSTSSEEALPRTNRYLSRKLKVRNLQMISFGGTLGVGLFLNSGKAITIAGGFGTLLAFIICGIIVLSTIISFCEMVTFVSIVDGVSGLSSRFVDDAFGFAVGWLYFLSFAFGLAGEMVASVIMLTYYPELKILENKGSVAGFVVFFLLSVIISNSINVQIFGEVEYISSFIKLIFVLVMIVIMIVMNRGGFGGEVLGFKYWDHSRSDFDNNIIFGLFRPSFNLQDTGMSDPSEGIGGSLGNFMSLMVAISVVSFAYSGTEIVCIAACEAKDPRKALPSATKRVFWRIVIFYCLSAFVVSLNLYAGDPRLLRYFTGSTGVASADFNTNYAIQYVGGTHCDSKSAIYAGYSSGAQSPWIVALQTANLCQFSSVANGFLVFFAVSCGNAQLYVSSRTMYSLSLQGKAPKFFSICNRHGIPYYSVAFAASFGLLAFLCVSEEATVVFSNLSNIIASSGIIVWFAMCLSFIRFYYGLKKRPDIISRDDPSYPYKSFFQPYSAFIGLIGSAIIILTMGYTVFLNKYWDTMSFFASYGTLIIFAVCYIVYKFIYGTRIRSLETLDFDSGRREMDRFIWDGNKDYNKRSLKEVLHKWVSFLA; translated from the coding sequence ATGGCCCATAGGGCTAGTAAATATCTACTGGGTTATACAGTAGACTCGGATATTGCGGACAATGCGCTCTTCCCGAACCCTTTCGCTCAAAACAACGAAGATGACAAAAGCATAGATTTGGACGACCTAAGTATGCCCCAGACAGATGCCAACGACAACAGCGATTACGATATATTTAAGCGGAAGTCTCTTCTTCGAGATAATACCTACAACGAAGAGCTAGAAGCTTGTAGCTCGTTTCCTCAAGCTGAGCTGAGCATACTACCAAACGACGATGATCATGAGGTTGATATTACCCAACAAAGGAACTATTTCAAATCTGGATTTGATACTGATTCCGAAAATGAGCTCACACAGGATCAATACTCTGTTCATTCGTCGATTATAAGTTTAATGGGCAAGGTTAATATGAATAATAGTGATTCGAGTGAGCGGTTCCAATTTCTTACTAATTACTCAAAAATATGGAAAGACCGGCAGAAGGCCAACCAAGCAGAGCAACAACGCAAAATTCTTCACAACATGAAGGGTAACCAAGAAATACCCTTGCAGCcaatgtcttcaaagaattcCTCCGTGTTTGGGTTGAGGAATTTGGATGACTTCAATCGGTATGTTAAGCTGACAGAACTTAACGATTTAATATATGAAAAGTACAGTGGCAATCTTCTGACACAAGATAACCTCCTTGATATCATAAAGTCAAAGGACCTTGAGCAGAACTTTTACATTGACAATAATGATATTGCCTTGACAACCAATAACGATGCCAGATCCAGAATTGGTACTATCACTAATAGTAGGCGATGGTATAACATTGACTGGaaagttggccaaaaaggAAATGGTGAAGGAAATATTGCCAAAAGCTCAGACTTGTATTTGGGTGACGAATCTCCTGTTAGCACATCTTCTGAGGAAGCTCTTCCCAGAACCAATAGGTACTTGTCAAGAAAACTAAAAGTCCGGAACTTACAAATGATTTCTTTTGGCGGTACATTAGGGGTGGGTTTATTTTTGAATAGTGGGAAAGCTATCACCATTGCTGGGGGCTTTGGGACGTTATTGGCCTTTATTATTTGTGGAATTATAGTTTTGTCAACAATCATTTCATTTTGTGAAATGGTAACTTTTGTGTCtattgttgatggagtaTCAGGACTCTCATCGAGATTCGTGGACGATGCGTTTGGATTTGCAGTAGGATGGCTATACTTTCTAAGTTTTGCTTTTGGCTTGGCGGGTGAGATGGTTGCCAGTGTCATTATGTTAACATATTATCCCGAGCTAAAGATATTGGAGAATAAGGGGTCTGTCGCTGGTTTCGTCGTATTTTTCTTATTATCTGTTATCATTAGTAACTCCATCAATGTTCAAATATTTGGTGAGGTCGAGTATATTTCCAGTTTCATTAAGTTGATATTTGtcttggtgatgattgTTATTATGATTGTCATGAATAGaggtggatttggaggtGAGGTATTAGGATTCAAGTATTGGGATCACCTGAGGTCCGATTTCGATAATAACATCATATTTGGATTATTCAGACCCTCTTTCAACCTTCAGGATACGGGAATGAGCGATCCATCCGAAGGTATTGGTGGAAGCTTGGGAAATTTCATGTCTCTTATGGTTGCTATATCGGTGGTTTCATTTGCCTATAGTGGAACAGAGATAGTTTGTATTGCTGCTTGTGAAGCCAAAGATCCTAGAAAAGCTTTGCCAAGTGCCACTAAAAGGGTATTCTGGAGGATTGTCATCTTCTACTGTTTATCTGCATTTGTCGTTTCATTAAACTTGTATGCTGGAGATCCAAGATTACTAAGATATTTCACAGGTCTGACTGGTGTAGCATCGGCAGACTTTAACACCAATTATGCCATTCAATATGTTGGTGGTACCCATTGTGATAGCAAATCAGCTATATATGCTGGATATTCTAGTGGAGCTCAAAGTCCTTGGATTGTTGCTTTGCAAACCGCTAATTTATGTCAGTTTAGTTCGGTAGCTAACGggtttttggtgttctttGCTGTTAGTTGTGGGAATGCCCAATTGTACGTGAGTTCTAGAACCATGTACTCATTGTCTTTACAAGGAAAAGCTCccaaatttttcagtaTTTGCAACCGGCATGGGATTCCGTACTATTCCGTTGCCTTCGCTGCTTCGTTTGGACTATTGGCCTTCCTTTGTGTTTCGGAGGAAGCCACAGTGGTATTTCTGAACTTGTCCAATATCATAGCCAGCTCAGGGATCATTGTGTGGTTTGCAATGTGTCTATCATTCATTAGGTTCTACTATGGTTTAAAAAAGAGACCTGATATCATTAGCAGAGACGATCCTTCCTATCCATATAAGTCATTTTTCCAGCCTTATTCAGCCTTTATCGGATTAATTGGTTCTGCCATTATTATTTTGACTATGGGATACACGgtattcttgaacaaatacTGGGATACGATGTCTTTTTTTGCTAGTTATGGTACATTGATTATCTTTGCAGTCTGCTACATTGTCTACAAATTCATCTATGGGACAAGAATTCGTAGTCTTGAAACATTGGACTTTGACTCAGGTAGAAGAGAAATGGATAGGTTTATCTGGGATGGAAATAAGGATTATAacaaaagaagtttgaaggAAGTGCTTCACAAATGGGTTTCCTTCTTGGCATAA